A single genomic interval of Deltaproteobacteria bacterium harbors:
- a CDS encoding (2Fe-2S)-binding protein: MPQAYQSLFQNTLLADFLREDLGLTATHLGCEHGVCGACTVNLNGESVRSCLLLAVQANGGEIVTVEGLAKDGQMHPLQQAFWDHHALQCGFCTSGFLMSAYDLLQKNPKPTEEEVRHGLSGNLCRCTGYANIVKAVMAVAEK; this comes from the coding sequence CTCTTTTAGCGGATTTCCTTCGTGAAGATCTTGGGCTCACCGCGACCCATCTCGGCTGTGAGCATGGCGTGTGTGGCGCGTGCACGGTCAACTTGAACGGTGAGAGCGTGCGTTCGTGCCTACTGCTCGCCGTGCAAGCCAACGGTGGAGAGATAGTGACGGTTGAAGGGCTGGCCAAGGATGGACAGATGCATCCGCTGCAGCAGGCGTTTTGGGATCACCACGCGTTACAATGTGGATTTTGTACTTCAGGTTTCTTGATGAGTGCTTACGATTTGCTTCAGAAAAATCCCAAACCAACCGAAGAAGAAGTCCGGCATGGACTGTCGGGGAATCTCTGTCGCTGCACGGGATACGCGAATATTGTGAAAGCGGTGATGGCAGTGGCAGAAAAATGA